In one Streptomyces sp. NBC_01288 genomic region, the following are encoded:
- a CDS encoding IclR family transcriptional regulator, which translates to MRLLESVAGHEHGAPAKQLARETGLALPTAYHLLRTLVHEGYLRRDKGLFFLGEAAERLSSSGAQEKRRSTIVDALAQWRDLIGAPVYYAMYRDGEIEVLCVSDTSGSPAVEEWADFRETGHAHAIGQCLLAQLDEDVRRDHLDRYPVRSLTPYTVRDGHALVRRLDRMRRTELVVERQEYALGTVCAAIPITLGATAATMALSLPAHQADRLPGAARQLQAEVGRLLGSLALSISI; encoded by the coding sequence ATGCGCCTGTTGGAGTCCGTCGCCGGACACGAACACGGCGCCCCCGCCAAGCAGTTGGCCCGCGAGACCGGCCTCGCCCTGCCCACGGCGTACCACCTGCTGCGCACCCTTGTGCACGAGGGATATCTCCGGCGCGACAAGGGGCTGTTCTTCCTCGGGGAGGCGGCCGAGCGGCTGAGCAGCAGTGGGGCGCAGGAGAAACGTCGCAGCACGATCGTCGACGCGTTGGCGCAGTGGCGGGATTTGATCGGTGCACCGGTGTACTACGCGATGTACCGCGACGGTGAGATCGAGGTCCTGTGCGTCTCCGACACCTCCGGCAGTCCGGCGGTCGAGGAGTGGGCGGACTTCCGTGAGACGGGGCACGCGCACGCGATCGGCCAGTGCCTGCTGGCCCAGTTGGACGAGGACGTCCGCCGCGACCACCTCGACCGCTACCCCGTGCGGTCCCTCACGCCGTACACCGTGCGCGACGGCCATGCCCTGGTGCGGCGCCTGGACCGGATGCGGCGGACGGAGCTGGTGGTGGAGCGTCAGGAGTACGCGCTGGGGACGGTCTGCGCGGCGATTCCGATCACGCTCGGTGCCACGGCCGCCACGATGGCTCTGTCCCTGCCGGCGCATCAGGCCGATCGACTGCCGGGCGCGGCGCGGCAGTTGCAGGCCGAGGTCGGCAGGCTTCTGGGGTCGCTCGCGCTCTCTATCAGTATCTGA
- a CDS encoding SsgA family sporulation/cell division regulator yields the protein MRESVQAEVMMSFLVSEELSFRIPVELGYETCDPYAVRLTFHLPGDAPVTWAFGRELLIDGVGMACGEGDVRIEPVDPETLGEVLIRLQVGSDQALFRTGAAPLVAFLDRTDRLVPLGQEGALADFDTHLDEALDRILAEEQSAG from the coding sequence ATGCGCGAGTCCGTACAGGCAGAGGTCATGATGAGCTTCCTCGTCTCCGAGGAGCTCTCCTTCCGTATCCCGGTCGAGCTGGGTTACGAGACGTGCGATCCGTACGCCGTGCGGCTGACCTTCCATTTGCCGGGTGATGCCCCGGTGACCTGGGCCTTCGGCCGGGAGCTGCTGATCGACGGGGTGGGTATGGCGTGCGGGGAGGGCGACGTGCGGATCGAGCCCGTCGACCCCGAGACGCTGGGCGAGGTGCTGATCCGGCTTCAGGTGGGCAGCGACCAGGCGTTGTTCCGCACCGGCGCGGCCCCGCTGGTGGCGTTCCTCGACCGCACCGACCGGCTGGTTCCACTCGGTCAGGAGGGCGCCCTCGCCGACTTCGACACCCACCTCGACGAGGCGCTGGACCGCATCCTGGCGGAGGAGCAGAGCGCGGGGTGA
- a CDS encoding YibE/F family protein, translating to MTTTQQPPYPPTGPPHGHDHGPGDDHGSGSGHDHGSGGDGGHGPGGDGGHSSGAGGGGHGHSHSHGPAAPVSRHLRKVIAAILIPFTVAVVVGMVVLWPGGAPSHKRTGVGFDRQTQQATVTKVISVSCASVNASGGGSTGDTSTAEGSSAAQEAAGTCKKATVTVSTGKDKGRTFTEIVQPDQSRQLHQGEKVVVAYEPSAPRDLQYSVTDVNRKFPMALLAGIFALAVVVVGRLRGVMALVALAISFMILNFFILPAILHGSNPLIVAVVGSSAIMLIALYMCHGLSARTSVAVLGTLMSLVLIGVLGSVFIGWAALTGNTDDNTGLIHGLYPSIDMSGLLLAGVIIGSLGVLDDVTVTQTSAVWELHEANPAMGWRGLYRAGIRIGRDHIASVVNTLVLAYAGAALPLLLLFSIAQSSVGAVANSELVAEEIVRTLVGSIGLVASVPVTTALAALVVSADRPGREAVPAGAAVGASVTATATMSAPSAKPAAARGGKGRRRKH from the coding sequence GTGACCACCACACAGCAGCCCCCGTACCCGCCGACCGGGCCGCCGCATGGCCACGATCACGGGCCCGGCGACGACCACGGCTCCGGTTCCGGGCACGACCACGGCTCGGGTGGGGACGGTGGACACGGGCCGGGTGGAGACGGCGGGCACAGTTCCGGGGCAGGCGGTGGAGGACACGGTCACTCGCACAGCCACGGCCCCGCCGCCCCCGTGTCCCGGCATCTGCGGAAAGTCATCGCGGCGATCCTGATCCCGTTCACGGTGGCGGTCGTGGTCGGCATGGTGGTGCTCTGGCCCGGCGGCGCCCCGTCGCACAAGCGCACGGGCGTCGGCTTCGACCGGCAGACACAGCAGGCGACGGTCACCAAAGTCATCAGCGTGAGCTGCGCCTCGGTGAACGCCTCGGGCGGAGGCTCGACCGGGGACACCTCCACCGCCGAGGGCTCCTCGGCTGCACAGGAGGCGGCCGGCACCTGCAAGAAGGCCACGGTCACGGTCTCCACCGGCAAGGACAAGGGCCGTACGTTCACGGAGATCGTGCAGCCCGACCAGTCACGGCAGTTGCATCAGGGCGAGAAGGTCGTGGTCGCGTACGAGCCCTCCGCGCCCAGGGATCTGCAGTACTCCGTCACCGACGTGAACCGCAAGTTCCCGATGGCACTGCTCGCCGGGATCTTCGCGCTGGCCGTCGTGGTGGTGGGCCGGCTGCGCGGTGTCATGGCACTGGTCGCGCTGGCCATCAGCTTCATGATCCTGAACTTCTTCATCCTGCCCGCGATCCTGCACGGCTCGAACCCGCTGATCGTGGCGGTGGTCGGTTCGAGCGCCATCATGCTCATCGCCCTCTACATGTGCCACGGGCTGTCGGCCCGAACATCGGTGGCGGTGCTCGGCACCCTGATGTCGCTGGTGCTGATCGGCGTCCTGGGCTCGGTGTTCATCGGCTGGGCCGCGCTGACCGGGAACACGGACGACAACACAGGTCTGATCCACGGGCTGTATCCGTCGATCGACATGAGCGGTCTGCTGCTCGCCGGCGTCATCATCGGTTCGCTCGGCGTGCTCGACGATGTGACGGTCACCCAGACATCGGCGGTCTGGGAACTGCACGAGGCCAACCCCGCGATGGGCTGGCGCGGGCTGTACCGCGCCGGCATCCGCATCGGCCGCGATCACATCGCGTCGGTCGTCAACACACTCGTCCTCGCCTACGCGGGTGCAGCGCTGCCTCTGCTGCTGCTCTTCTCCATCGCGCAGAGCAGCGTGGGCGCGGTCGCCAACAGCGAGTTGGTCGCAGAGGAGATCGTGCGCACGCTGGTGGGTTCGATCGGCCTGGTCGCCTCGGTACCGGTCACCACGGCCCTCGCGGCCCTGGTGGTCTCGGCGGACCGACCGGGGCGCGAGGCGGTTCCGGCTGGAGCGGCTGTAGGGGCCTCGGTTACGGCTACGGCGACCATGTCGGCGCCAAGTGCCAAGCCCGCTGCGGCGCGCGGCGGGAAGGGCCGACGCCGCAAGCACTGA
- the thiC gene encoding phosphomethylpyrimidine synthase ThiC: MTNKDAHTSAFSQDEQPIPGEEFARTEQPRAAGEPTEAEQSIGWHKGYVGGSRPDLRVPVRQVHLTNGQSVTLYDTSGPYTDPLVDTDVRRGLAPLRENWIIARGDTEEYAGRPVRPEDDGIKHTSPRGGLRNLDAVFPGRPRQPRRGRDGTAVTQLAYARRGEITPEMEFVAVREKVSPEVVREEIAAGRAVLPANVNHPEIEPMIIGKRFLVKVNANIGNSAVTSSIEEEVEKMTWATHWGADTVMDLSTGRNIHTTREWVLRNSPVPIGTVPLYQALEKVDGRAEELTWEIYKDTVVEQAEQGVDYMTVHAGVRLPFVPLTANRKTGIVSRGGSIMAAWCLAHHKESFLYENFEELCEILAAYDVTYSLGDGLRPGSIADANDEAQFAELRTLGELNTIAKRFNVQTMIEGPGHVPMHKIKENIDLQQEICDEAPFYTLGPLTTDVAPAYDHITSGIGAAMIAWWGTAMLCYVTPKEHLGLPNRDDVKTGVITYKIAAHAADLAKGHPGAQEWDDALSDARFEFRWEDQFNLALDPDTAREFHDETLPAEPAKTAHFCSMCGPKFCSMKISHDIRREHGGSREEIEVGMEQKSKEFAAAGNRVYLPIAD, from the coding sequence ATGACCAACAAGGACGCACACACGTCTGCCTTCAGCCAGGACGAACAGCCCATTCCGGGCGAGGAGTTCGCGCGGACCGAGCAGCCCAGGGCGGCCGGAGAGCCGACGGAGGCCGAGCAGTCCATCGGCTGGCACAAGGGGTATGTGGGCGGCTCGCGCCCCGATCTGCGGGTGCCGGTCCGTCAGGTGCACCTCACCAACGGGCAGTCCGTGACGCTGTACGACACCTCCGGTCCGTACACCGATCCGCTCGTCGACACCGACGTCCGCAGGGGGCTGGCGCCGCTGCGGGAGAACTGGATCATCGCCCGCGGTGACACCGAGGAGTACGCGGGCCGGCCCGTCCGCCCCGAGGACGACGGGATCAAGCACACCTCACCGCGCGGTGGACTGCGCAACCTCGACGCGGTCTTCCCCGGCCGTCCGCGTCAGCCGCGCCGAGGCCGTGACGGCACGGCGGTCACGCAACTCGCCTACGCGCGACGGGGCGAGATCACGCCCGAGATGGAGTTCGTGGCCGTACGGGAGAAGGTTTCGCCCGAGGTGGTCCGGGAGGAGATCGCGGCCGGGCGGGCGGTGCTGCCGGCCAACGTCAACCATCCGGAGATCGAGCCGATGATCATCGGCAAGCGGTTCCTGGTGAAGGTCAACGCCAACATCGGCAATTCCGCGGTCACTTCCTCCATCGAGGAGGAGGTCGAGAAGATGACCTGGGCGACCCATTGGGGCGCCGACACGGTCATGGACCTGTCCACCGGCCGCAATATCCACACCACCCGCGAGTGGGTGCTGCGCAACTCCCCCGTTCCCATCGGCACGGTGCCGCTCTATCAGGCGCTCGAAAAGGTCGACGGCCGCGCCGAGGAGCTGACCTGGGAGATCTACAAGGACACGGTCGTCGAACAGGCCGAACAGGGCGTGGACTACATGACCGTCCACGCGGGTGTCCGGCTGCCGTTCGTACCGCTGACGGCGAACCGCAAGACGGGCATCGTCTCGCGCGGCGGCTCGATCATGGCGGCCTGGTGCCTCGCGCACCACAAGGAATCGTTCCTCTACGAGAACTTCGAGGAGCTGTGCGAGATCCTCGCCGCCTACGACGTCACGTACTCGCTGGGCGACGGCCTGCGGCCGGGTTCGATCGCGGACGCCAACGACGAGGCGCAGTTCGCGGAGTTGCGGACACTCGGGGAACTCAACACGATCGCGAAGCGTTTCAACGTACAGACCATGATCGAGGGCCCGGGACATGTCCCGATGCACAAGATCAAGGAGAACATCGACCTTCAGCAGGAGATCTGTGATGAAGCTCCGTTCTATACGCTCGGCCCGCTGACGACGGACGTCGCGCCGGCGTACGACCACATCACCTCCGGCATCGGTGCCGCGATGATCGCCTGGTGGGGCACGGCCATGCTCTGCTATGTCACGCCCAAGGAGCACTTGGGCCTGCCCAATCGTGACGACGTCAAGACCGGCGTCATCACCTACAAGATCGCCGCCCACGCAGCCGACCTCGCCAAGGGGCACCCCGGTGCGCAGGAATGGGACGACGCGCTGTCCGACGCCCGCTTCGAGTTCCGCTGGGAGGACCAGTTCAACCTGGCCCTCGACCCGGACACGGCACGGGAGTTCCACGACGAGACGCTTCCGGCGGAGCCGGCCAAGACGGCACACTTCTGCTCCATGTGCGGGCCGAAGTTCTGCTCGATGAAGATCTCCCACGACATCCGCCGTGAGCACGGCGGGAGTCGGGAGGAGATCGAGGTCGGGATGGAGCAGAAGTCGAAGGAGTTCGCCGCGGCGGGCAACCGGGTGTACCTGCCGATCGCCGACTGA
- a CDS encoding serine hydrolase domain-containing protein gives MQMPSSKKTGAAVLAAALLALGSPLAATAATSGQSTPTHSYSEATLRQDLAAVRKAGGGDVNVLARVDGPNGAPLMARIGTRTADSTAPIPWNAHFRVASTTKTFVATVVLQLVAEKRLSLDDTVEHWLPGVVAGNGNNGSRITVRDLLRQTSGLYDYIDDPEIQDALINHFDENRYDTTPTADLVAVAMKHRPVFVPQPGGPTRWAYSNTNYLLAGMIAEKAGGASWQDLVAHRIIAKLGLRNTSIPGLNPFLPDPHVNAYLTTADGKRLDVTEHSYQHTADSGVVSTTADLNTFFRALADGRLLPAAQWREMRQTVQRTDDPEDVAEMPEGTYGLGLRKIPLTCGGFYYSHEGDGAGVNTRPAVSADGRRAVTISITTTTASPDLPALNHATNTLVDHALCEKPAKN, from the coding sequence ATGCAGATGCCGTCGTCGAAGAAGACCGGCGCCGCAGTACTGGCAGCAGCGCTCCTCGCCCTGGGCTCACCCCTGGCCGCGACCGCCGCCACCAGCGGCCAGAGCACACCGACGCACTCCTACAGCGAGGCCACGCTCCGCCAGGACCTCGCAGCCGTACGCAAGGCCGGCGGCGGCGACGTGAACGTGCTGGCCAGGGTCGACGGCCCGAACGGCGCCCCGCTGATGGCCCGCATCGGCACTCGAACCGCCGACTCCACGGCCCCGATCCCGTGGAACGCGCACTTCCGCGTGGCCAGCACGACGAAGACCTTCGTGGCGACCGTCGTCCTCCAACTCGTCGCGGAGAAGCGCCTGTCGCTCGACGACACCGTCGAACACTGGCTGCCCGGAGTCGTCGCCGGCAACGGCAACAACGGCAGCCGCATCACCGTCCGCGACCTCCTCCGCCAGACCAGCGGCCTGTACGACTACATCGACGACCCGGAGATCCAGGACGCGCTGATCAACCACTTCGACGAGAACCGCTACGACACCACCCCCACCGCCGACCTGGTCGCGGTGGCGATGAAGCACCGACCGGTGTTCGTACCCCAGCCGGGCGGGCCCACCCGGTGGGCGTACTCCAACACCAACTACCTGCTGGCCGGGATGATCGCCGAGAAGGCCGGCGGCGCGAGCTGGCAGGACCTGGTCGCGCACCGGATCATCGCGAAGCTCGGACTGCGGAACACCTCCATTCCCGGGCTCAACCCGTTCCTACCCGACCCGCACGTGAACGCGTATCTGACGACCGCCGACGGCAAACGTCTCGACGTCACCGAGCACAGCTACCAGCACACCGCGGACTCCGGCGTGGTGAGCACCACCGCCGACCTGAACACCTTCTTCCGCGCCCTGGCGGACGGCCGGCTGCTCCCCGCCGCGCAGTGGCGCGAGATGCGGCAGACCGTCCAGCGCACCGACGACCCGGAGGACGTGGCCGAGATGCCCGAGGGCACCTACGGCCTCGGCCTCCGCAAGATCCCGCTGACCTGCGGCGGTTTCTACTACAGCCACGAGGGCGACGGCGCGGGCGTCAACACCCGCCCCGCGGTGAGCGCAGACGGCAGACGCGCGGTGACGATCTCCATCACGACCACCACCGCGTCCCCGGACCTGCCCGCCCTCAACCACGCGACAAACACCCTCGTCGACCACGCCCTGTGCGAAAAGCCCGCCAAGAACTGA
- a CDS encoding metallophosphoesterase, whose translation MVEGSMTQGAGQGPETERTATLRDFRVPAYVHETGPYADSAQPGEAVRPDEDAFDEAFDEVYPEGYTPTQRDLPVIRRGDTVQVAVDPASAAVPQQTEGPGPLFVVGDVHGYLDELVAALREKGLIDAAGSWCAGTARLWFLGDFTDRGPDGIGVIDLVMRLSAEAAAAGGYCKALMGNHELLLLGAKRFGDTPVNSGAGTATFQAAWLLNGGQKTDMDRLQDVHLQWMARLDAMEEVDGHLLVHSDTTAYLDYGDSIEAVNDTVRETLTRNDADEVWDVFRKLTKRFSFRDEGGADHVRSLLDMYGGTRIVHGHSPIPYLLGDVGSEDGEDSAGPVVEGPHVYAEGLAIAMDGGVTMAGKLLVQQLPLDI comes from the coding sequence ATGGTGGAGGGGTCGATGACTCAGGGGGCCGGTCAGGGACCCGAGACGGAGCGGACGGCGACGTTGCGCGACTTCCGGGTACCGGCGTACGTCCACGAGACCGGTCCGTACGCCGACAGCGCGCAGCCCGGCGAGGCCGTACGACCCGACGAGGATGCCTTTGACGAGGCCTTCGACGAGGTCTATCCGGAGGGCTACACGCCCACGCAGCGCGATCTGCCCGTCATCCGTCGGGGTGACACGGTTCAGGTCGCGGTGGACCCGGCGTCGGCGGCCGTCCCGCAGCAGACGGAGGGCCCCGGTCCGCTGTTCGTCGTAGGGGATGTGCACGGCTACCTGGACGAACTGGTGGCCGCCCTGCGGGAGAAGGGTCTGATCGACGCGGCCGGCAGCTGGTGCGCGGGCACCGCGCGGCTCTGGTTCCTCGGCGACTTCACCGACCGCGGACCCGACGGCATCGGCGTCATCGACCTGGTCATGCGGCTGTCCGCCGAGGCCGCCGCGGCCGGTGGCTACTGCAAGGCGCTCATGGGCAACCACGAGCTGCTCCTGCTCGGCGCGAAGCGGTTCGGCGACACCCCCGTCAACTCCGGCGCCGGCACCGCCACCTTCCAGGCGGCCTGGCTGCTCAACGGCGGCCAGAAGACCGACATGGACCGCCTCCAGGACGTCCACCTGCAGTGGATGGCCCGCCTGGACGCCATGGAGGAGGTCGACGGCCACCTGCTCGTGCACTCCGACACCACCGCGTACCTCGACTACGGCGACTCGATCGAGGCCGTCAACGACACCGTCCGCGAGACCCTCACGCGCAACGACGCGGACGAGGTCTGGGACGTGTTCCGCAAGCTCACCAAGCGCTTCTCCTTCCGCGACGAGGGCGGCGCCGACCATGTCCGCTCCCTGCTCGACATGTACGGCGGCACCCGGATCGTGCACGGCCACAGCCCGATTCCCTATCTCCTGGGCGACGTGGGCTCCGAGGACGGCGAGGACAGCGCGGGTCCCGTGGTCGAGGGACCGCACGTCTACGCCGAGGGACTGGCCATCGCGATGGACGGCGGCGTGACCATGGCCGGAAAACTGCTGGTCCAGCAACTGCCGCTGGATATCTGA